From a single Oceanobacillus kimchii X50 genomic region:
- the citZ gene encoding citrate synthase, whose product MTASTKGLEGIVATQSSISSIIDDQLSYVGYRIDDLAENSSFEEIIFLLWNQKLPNKSELDELKTQLAENMEIPDAIIDHLRSYDLSTVHPMAALRTAVSLLGLYDNEADVMDETANKRKAVRIQAQIATIVTSFSRIRKGQEPVKPKKDLSYAENFLYMLNGKEPEDIEIEAINKALVLHADHELNASTFTARVCVATLSDIYSGITAAIGALKGPLHGGANENVMKMLTEIGDEENAIPYIEEKLANKEKIMGMGHRVYRTGDPRAKFLREMSKELTKLTGQQKWYNMSVKIEDYIKENKGLPANVDFYSASVYHSLGLDHDIFTPLFAVSRTSGWIAHILEQYDNNRLIRPRAEYTGPELRDYVSIEQRG is encoded by the coding sequence TTGACAGCATCGACAAAGGGGTTAGAAGGTATTGTCGCTACGCAGTCATCGATTAGTTCGATTATTGATGATCAGCTATCCTATGTAGGGTATAGAATTGATGATTTAGCTGAAAATTCAAGCTTTGAAGAGATTATTTTTCTACTTTGGAATCAAAAATTACCAAATAAGTCTGAATTGGATGAATTAAAAACTCAATTGGCTGAAAATATGGAAATACCTGATGCAATTATTGATCACTTACGTTCCTATGATTTAAGTACGGTTCACCCAATGGCTGCATTACGTACTGCAGTATCATTGCTTGGGCTTTATGATAATGAAGCTGATGTTATGGATGAAACAGCTAATAAACGAAAAGCGGTGCGTATTCAAGCGCAAATAGCAACGATCGTAACTTCTTTTTCTCGCATTCGTAAAGGTCAGGAACCGGTAAAACCAAAAAAAGACTTAAGCTATGCAGAAAACTTCTTATATATGCTTAATGGTAAAGAACCTGAAGATATCGAAATAGAAGCAATTAATAAAGCGTTAGTACTTCATGCTGATCATGAACTGAATGCATCTACTTTTACCGCGCGTGTATGTGTAGCAACATTATCTGATATTTATTCAGGTATTACTGCAGCAATTGGAGCATTAAAAGGACCGTTGCACGGTGGTGCGAATGAAAACGTAATGAAAATGTTAACTGAAATTGGTGATGAGGAAAACGCTATTCCTTATATTGAAGAAAAATTAGCTAATAAAGAAAAAATTATGGGTATGGGGCATCGTGTATACCGTACAGGAGATCCTCGTGCTAAATTTTTACGAGAGATGTCAAAAGAACTTACAAAATTAACAGGGCAACAAAAATGGTATAATATGTCAGTTAAAATAGAAGATTATATTAAAGAAAATAAAGGGCTTCCTGCAAATGTAGACTTTTACAGTGCATCAGTATATCATAGCCTAGGTCTTGATCATGATATATTCACACCTTTGTTTGCTGTAAGTCGTACTTCAGGTTGGATTGCTCATATTCTAGAACAATATGATAATAATCGCTTAATCCGTCCACGTGCAGAGTATACAGGTCCAGAATTACGTGACTATGTTTCTATTGAACAAAGAGGTTAA
- a CDS encoding FxsA family protein yields the protein MQLRFFLLLLIVIPALEIGTFIWLGNLIGPWWVAGLIIATGLFGFYFVRQQGAETFRKAQLQMQQGYAPTEELMDSIALFFGAILLILPGFILDVVGLILVLPWTRNLIKHQLKRLMTRMMGKGTIIYRRW from the coding sequence ATGCAATTAAGATTTTTCTTGTTATTGTTAATAGTTATTCCGGCTCTTGAAATAGGAACGTTTATATGGTTAGGTAATTTAATAGGTCCATGGTGGGTTGCAGGATTAATTATTGCAACTGGGTTATTTGGATTTTATTTTGTACGACAGCAAGGAGCTGAAACATTTAGAAAAGCTCAACTACAAATGCAACAAGGATATGCACCTACAGAAGAATTAATGGATAGTATTGCTTTGTTTTTTGGAGCCATATTACTCATTTTACCTGGGTTTATTTTGGATGTAGTGGGACTAATTCTTGTATTACCTTGGACAAGGAACTTGATTAAACATCAATTAAAACGATTAATGACACGTATGATGGGGAAAGGAACCATTATTTATCGACGTTGGTAA
- the ytvI gene encoding sporulation integral membrane protein YtvI, producing the protein MSTEVFQKFFRAILVIGSILTIIVVIYYSFPFIYPILFAYILALLFQPIVLWFEKRMKFPKIPAIVITVACFLSICTGALFLAITELYQGTIFLADKIPNHYQQFVLYLESMFNTHILPMYEKVLSYIDSLDQGYQETVKNYIATISDLIASGGASFLQAAISNIPMFIAAIPSSVTNIVFILIASCMISYEMDRIHSFFKGVFPTHIQSIQNKIASHFKLAVVGYFRAQLILVFTTACIILIGLLILQVEHALTIVLFAAIADIIPYVGTGIIFIPWIMFCFITGNYTLTIGLSILYGFVVILRQILEPKVLSSSIGIHPLVMLIGMFIGLKVLGFIGIFLSPILLVLFKGLMETGVFHLVFKYIKG; encoded by the coding sequence ATGAGTACTGAAGTATTTCAAAAGTTTTTTAGAGCTATTCTCGTTATCGGATCAATATTAACTATCATAGTTGTTATATATTATAGCTTTCCGTTCATATATCCCATTCTTTTTGCATACATACTTGCTCTCTTATTTCAACCAATAGTTCTTTGGTTTGAAAAAAGAATGAAATTTCCTAAAATTCCAGCTATAGTGATTACTGTTGCTTGTTTTTTATCAATTTGTACAGGTGCATTATTTTTAGCAATTACAGAATTATACCAAGGTACCATTTTTCTTGCTGATAAGATCCCAAATCATTATCAACAGTTTGTTTTATATTTAGAGAGTATGTTCAATACTCATATTTTACCTATGTATGAAAAAGTTCTTTCTTATATTGATTCATTAGATCAAGGGTATCAAGAGACCGTTAAAAACTATATCGCCACAATTAGTGATTTAATTGCATCTGGAGGTGCCTCATTTCTACAAGCAGCAATAAGTAATATTCCAATGTTCATTGCTGCCATCCCTAGTTCTGTAACTAACATTGTTTTTATACTTATTGCTTCTTGCATGATTAGTTATGAAATGGATCGTATTCACTCATTTTTCAAGGGGGTCTTTCCTACTCACATACAATCCATTCAAAATAAAATAGCCTCCCATTTTAAACTTGCGGTGGTCGGCTATTTTCGTGCGCAATTAATACTAGTATTTACGACAGCATGTATTATACTTATCGGGTTATTAATTCTGCAAGTAGAACATGCGCTAACAATTGTTTTGTTTGCTGCCATTGCAGACATAATCCCATACGTAGGTACTGGGATTATCTTTATTCCTTGGATAATGTTTTGTTTTATTACAGGTAATTATACGTTAACAATCGGGCTATCAATACTTTATGGATTTGTTGTTATACTCCGACAAATCCTTGAACCAAAAGTATTGTCTTCGTCGATTGGTATTCACCCACTGGTGATGCTTATCGGGATGTTCATAGGTCTAAAAGTACTCGGGTTTATAGGCATATTTCTTTCCCCAATTTTACTTGTTCTTTTTAAAGGATTGATGGAAACTGGTGTATTCCATCTGGTTTTTAAATATATCAAGGGATAA
- the pnpS gene encoding two-component system histidine kinase PnpS, whose product MKVIFSRTLLPSMIITILSLLLTGWLIVQAESNWIMVVAVLIVQFMIISILFIQFYNRYTRPIGKATKTVDRLIEGNYSARFYNGNSPEMEELSVKINTLARNMSEIAIQEQMQSEQLTTIVDNMQSGLVLIDEKGYVHVVNRKFLQMFGEEESNYRGHLYYDVFENENVHETVQKTFLYEEAVKESFVHRVGLNKIYVEVVGAPIFNERNMLKGAVLVLYDITELKKLENMRKDFVANVSHELRTPITSIRGFAETLLDNEIEDPATKEFMEIIYKESHRLQLLIEDLLALSRLEREDFRLLIDSYDVKKMVEEILPTLQQKAEKKNLTFNLEIPDQLTMRADKDRMKQVLINLVDNSIHYTPSEGDICLTISEEKDAIHFQVKDSGIGMDEKSQTRVFERFYRVDKARSRNTGGTGLGLAIVKHIVEVHKGKIDVESTLNEGTTIHIYIPK is encoded by the coding sequence ATGAAAGTAATTTTTTCTAGAACGTTACTTCCAAGTATGATTATAACTATATTGAGTTTATTATTAACTGGTTGGCTGATTGTTCAAGCTGAGTCTAATTGGATTATGGTTGTTGCTGTATTAATAGTTCAATTTATGATAATCTCGATACTATTTATACAATTTTATAATCGTTATACAAGACCTATTGGAAAAGCTACAAAAACAGTAGATCGGCTTATAGAAGGAAACTATAGTGCTCGATTTTATAATGGTAATAGTCCGGAAATGGAAGAACTAAGTGTAAAAATCAATACATTAGCTAGAAATATGAGCGAAATTGCAATACAAGAACAAATGCAATCAGAACAATTAACAACAATTGTAGATAATATGCAAAGTGGATTAGTTTTAATTGATGAAAAAGGCTATGTCCATGTTGTAAATCGAAAGTTTCTTCAAATGTTTGGTGAGGAAGAAAGTAATTATAGAGGACATCTTTATTATGACGTGTTTGAAAATGAAAACGTACATGAAACAGTCCAGAAAACTTTTTTATATGAAGAAGCTGTTAAGGAATCGTTTGTTCATCGAGTGGGATTAAACAAAATTTACGTAGAAGTTGTTGGTGCACCGATTTTTAATGAGAGAAATATGTTAAAGGGTGCAGTACTAGTACTATACGATATTACTGAACTAAAAAAATTAGAGAATATGCGTAAGGACTTTGTAGCGAATGTATCCCATGAGCTTCGTACACCAATTACGTCTATTCGTGGTTTTGCTGAAACTTTATTAGACAATGAAATAGAGGATCCTGCTACGAAAGAATTTATGGAAATTATTTATAAAGAAAGTCATCGATTACAATTGTTAATTGAAGATTTACTTGCTCTTTCTAGATTAGAAAGAGAAGATTTTCGGTTATTAATAGATAGTTATGATGTGAAAAAAATGGTGGAAGAAATATTGCCGACACTTCAACAAAAGGCAGAAAAGAAAAATCTAACCTTCAATCTAGAAATTCCAGATCAACTGACAATGCGAGCGGATAAAGATCGTATGAAACAAGTGTTAATCAATTTGGTTGATAACTCGATTCATTATACACCAAGCGAAGGAGATATCTGCTTAACTATTTCAGAGGAAAAGGATGCTATCCATTTTCAAGTAAAAGATAGTGGAATTGGTATGGATGAGAAATCACAAACTAGAGTCTTTGAGCGATTTTACCGAGTAGATAAAGCAAGAAGTAGAAATACAGGTGGAACCGGTCTAGGCTTGGCAATTGTAAAGCATATTGTAGAAGTTCATAAAGGAAAAATAGATGTAGAGAGTACCTTGAACGAAGGGACTACTATTCATATCTATATACCAAAGTAA
- a CDS encoding response regulator transcription factor has product MSKRILIVDDEESIVTLLKYNMENSGFETDVAYNGQDAINKAESSMYDLIVLDLMLPEIDGMEVCRTLRMNQVNTPILMLTAKDEEFDKVLGLEMGADDYLTKPFSPKEVIARVKAILRRSQLSNNTGFHVLKIGELSIYPERYEAEMSNNIITFTRKEFELLYHLAKHKGKVISRDQLLSSVWDYDFIGDTRIVDVHISHLRDKIEPNSKKPVYIKTVRGLGYKMEEPV; this is encoded by the coding sequence ATGAGCAAACGAATATTAATCGTAGATGATGAAGAGTCTATTGTAACTTTACTAAAATACAATATGGAAAATTCTGGTTTTGAGACTGATGTTGCTTATAATGGACAAGACGCGATTAATAAGGCAGAGTCAAGCATGTATGATTTAATCGTATTGGACTTAATGCTTCCTGAAATTGATGGTATGGAAGTTTGTCGCACATTACGGATGAACCAAGTAAATACACCAATTCTTATGTTGACCGCAAAAGATGAAGAATTTGATAAAGTACTTGGTCTAGAAATGGGGGCAGATGATTATCTAACGAAACCATTTAGCCCTAAAGAAGTAATTGCTAGGGTGAAAGCAATTTTACGACGATCGCAATTATCTAATAACACCGGGTTTCACGTATTGAAAATTGGGGAACTAAGTATATATCCAGAAAGATACGAAGCGGAAATGAGTAATAATATCATTACATTCACTCGGAAAGAATTTGAATTGTTGTATCATCTAGCAAAACATAAAGGAAAGGTGATATCAAGGGATCAATTATTGAGTAGTGTATGGGATTATGATTTTATAGGAGACACACGAATCGTAGATGTTCACATTAGCCATCTTCGAGATAAAATAGAACCTAATTCTAAAAAGCCAGTATATATCAAAACTGTACGTGGCTTGGGCTATAAAATGGAGGAGCCTGTTTAA
- the icd gene encoding NADP-dependent isocitrate dehydrogenase, with protein sequence MTQGEKIVVENGKMNVPDTPIIPFIEGDGTGPDIWASAQKVIEAAVEKAYDGKKNIEWLEVYAGQKAYDKTGEWLPKDTLDKINEYKIAIKGPLTTPIGGGIRSLNVALRQELDLFTCLRPVRYFEGVPSPVKRPEEVDMVIFRENTEDIYAGIEWQKGSDEVKKVINFLKEEMGVKNIRFPETSGIGVKPVSEEGTKRLVRSAIDYALNEGRKNVTLVHKGNIMKFTEGAFKNWGYEVAEQEYGDKVFTWAEYDRIVEAEGKEAANKAQDEALASGKILVKDAIADIFLQQVLTRPKEFDVVATMNLNGDYISDALAAQVGGIGIAPGANINYDTGHAIFEATHGTAPKYAGLDKVNPSSVILSAVLMLEHLGWREAADLITKSMDKTIGSKVVTYDFARLMDGATEVKCSEFGQELIKNM encoded by the coding sequence ATGACACAGGGAGAAAAAATTGTAGTAGAAAACGGAAAAATGAATGTACCTGATACACCGATTATTCCATTTATTGAAGGAGATGGAACAGGACCGGATATTTGGGCTTCTGCTCAAAAAGTTATAGAAGCAGCAGTTGAAAAGGCTTATGATGGGAAGAAAAATATTGAGTGGCTGGAAGTATATGCTGGTCAAAAAGCATATGACAAAACTGGTGAATGGTTGCCAAAAGATACACTTGATAAAATTAATGAATATAAGATTGCTATAAAGGGCCCTTTAACTACACCGATTGGTGGAGGTATTCGTTCTCTTAATGTAGCATTACGTCAAGAGTTAGATCTATTTACATGTTTACGACCGGTACGTTACTTTGAAGGGGTTCCTTCCCCGGTTAAACGTCCAGAAGAAGTAGATATGGTTATTTTCCGTGAAAATACTGAGGATATCTATGCTGGAATAGAGTGGCAAAAAGGATCCGACGAAGTAAAAAAAGTAATTAACTTCCTAAAAGAAGAAATGGGAGTAAAAAATATTCGTTTCCCAGAAACGTCTGGAATAGGTGTAAAACCAGTTTCTGAAGAAGGTACGAAGCGATTAGTGCGTTCAGCGATTGACTATGCACTTAATGAAGGTCGTAAAAATGTTACTTTAGTACATAAAGGTAACATCATGAAATTTACAGAAGGTGCATTTAAAAATTGGGGTTACGAAGTAGCTGAGCAAGAATACGGTGATAAAGTATTTACTTGGGCAGAGTATGATCGTATTGTAGAAGCAGAAGGTAAGGAAGCTGCTAATAAAGCACAAGATGAAGCACTTGCTTCTGGTAAAATTCTTGTAAAAGATGCAATTGCTGACATTTTCTTACAACAAGTTCTTACTCGTCCAAAAGAGTTTGATGTTGTTGCAACAATGAATTTAAATGGTGACTATATTTCTGACGCACTTGCAGCACAAGTAGGTGGAATTGGAATTGCACCTGGAGCGAACATCAATTATGATACTGGACACGCAATTTTTGAAGCAACACATGGTACTGCACCTAAGTACGCAGGGTTGGATAAAGTAAATCCTTCTTCTGTTATTTTATCTGCTGTACTTATGTTAGAACATTTAGGTTGGAGAGAAGCTGCAGACTTAATTACTAAATCAATGGATAAGACGATTGGTTCAAAAGTAGTAACATATGACTTTGCTCGCCTAATGGACGGTGCTACAGAGGTAAAATGCTCTGAATTTGGACAAGAACTAATCAAAAATATGTAA
- the mutM gene encoding DNA-formamidopyrimidine glycosylase, which produces MPELPEVETIKETLKLFVCNKTIKHIDIEWPNIIKYPDDVEEFKALVTDQTIRSVGRKGKFLLFYLDEHVVISHLRMEGKYSVHSPGDPVKKHTHVTFYFSNGEELRYNDVRKFGTMHVYPIGEEFMHKPLSQLGPDPFDNSFNLDYFYEKLKRTDRYVKTALLDQSIVTGLGNIYVDETLFRANIHPLKRCSKLTKQEVKKLQINAKETLQDAIKAGGTTIRSYVNTQGDMGMFQQDLFVYGQDSKPCRVCGADIIKMKVGGRGTHLCPTCQPNKQGVRK; this is translated from the coding sequence ATGCCTGAATTACCTGAAGTAGAAACTATAAAGGAAACATTGAAACTTTTTGTATGTAATAAAACAATCAAACATATTGATATTGAGTGGCCAAATATAATTAAATATCCAGACGATGTTGAGGAATTTAAAGCATTAGTTACAGATCAAACAATCCGCTCGGTGGGGAGAAAAGGAAAATTTCTTTTGTTCTATCTAGATGAACATGTAGTTATCTCCCATTTGCGAATGGAAGGGAAGTATAGTGTTCATTCACCAGGCGATCCAGTAAAAAAGCATACGCATGTAACGTTCTACTTTTCAAATGGAGAAGAATTACGTTATAACGATGTTCGGAAATTCGGGACAATGCATGTCTATCCAATTGGTGAAGAGTTTATGCATAAACCATTAAGTCAACTTGGTCCTGATCCATTCGATAATTCGTTTAATTTAGATTACTTTTATGAAAAATTAAAGCGTACTGATCGATATGTAAAAACAGCTTTGTTAGATCAATCAATCGTTACTGGACTAGGAAATATTTATGTGGATGAGACTTTGTTTCGAGCAAATATTCATCCCTTAAAACGCTGCAGTAAATTGACAAAACAGGAAGTGAAAAAGTTACAAATAAATGCAAAAGAAACATTACAAGATGCTATTAAAGCTGGAGGTACCACTATTCGTAGCTATGTAAATACCCAAGGGGATATGGGGATGTTTCAGCAAGATTTATTTGTTTATGGACAAGATTCCAAACCGTGTAGAGTTTGTGGAGCAGATATTATTAAAATGAAGGTTGGTGGAAGAGGAACCCACCTATGTCCAACTTGCCAACCGAATAAACAAGGTGTGAGAAAATGA
- the polA gene encoding DNA polymerase I, giving the protein MSNKLVLIDGNSIIYRAFFALPLLNNDKGIYTNGVYGFTTMLLRILEEEKPTHMLVAFDAGKTTFRHSTYKEYKGGRQKTPPELSEQFPVLKELLDAFSIKYYQLDQYEADDIIGTLSKQADKKDWEVTVISGDKDLLQLVSEQVTVSVTKKGISDIEKYTPSYMMEKMEIAPNQIIHLKALMGDSSDNIPGVPGVGEKTATKLLKQYDSLENVYEHLDEVSGKKLKENLTNHREDAFMSKELVTINRDSPIDVSLENIPYNGFQSTTVIQMFKDLGFQSLLSRVSEDTGNDFEEPKKEMESIKFEVVENVTKEIFTDSDAVYIEMLGENYHLIPIEGVAVVNKEKASFIPTDIALKSDIFKAWAENPQKNKIVFDAKRTKVALLRNKINMQGIIFDSLLASYLLNPSENNHDIPAIANRKGRTDVQFDEEVFGKGAKQKVPKAEVLNEHVVRKTQLLYDLYPEMEEELGNNEQYDLLKELEMPLALILAEVEHYGVQVDIDKLKGMGEDLKKRLDALEQEVYELAGETFNLNSPKQLGPILFEKLGLPVIKKTKTGYSTAADVLEQLENEHEIIPKLLLYRQLGKLQSTYIEGLLKVVRKDTSRIHTRFNQALTQTGRLSSIEPNLQNIPIRLEEGRKIRQAFVPSKEKWIMFAADYSQIELRVLAHIAGDEKLIKAFKEDTDIHTQTAMDVFHVEADEVTSNMRRQAKAVNFGIVYGISDYGLSQNLGITRKEAKKFIERYFNSYPGVKSYMDEIVQEAKHKGFVSTIMKRRRYLPDITSRNFNMRSFAERTAMNTPIQGSAADIIKKAMIDLDHRLKEEDLQAKVLLQVHDELILEAPENEIDKLKEIVPDVMERTVELDVPLKVDYSFGKSWFDAK; this is encoded by the coding sequence ATGTCAAATAAGTTAGTGCTCATTGATGGTAACAGTATTATCTATCGAGCCTTTTTTGCGCTACCTTTGCTAAATAATGATAAAGGTATTTATACCAATGGAGTATATGGATTTACTACAATGCTATTGCGTATTCTAGAAGAAGAGAAACCAACACATATGTTAGTAGCTTTTGATGCGGGTAAGACAACATTTCGTCATTCAACATATAAAGAATACAAAGGTGGACGTCAAAAAACCCCACCTGAGCTTTCTGAACAATTTCCTGTTCTTAAAGAATTACTGGATGCTTTCTCTATTAAATATTATCAGCTTGACCAATATGAAGCTGACGATATTATCGGTACTTTATCTAAACAAGCAGATAAAAAAGATTGGGAAGTTACAGTAATTTCAGGAGATAAAGATTTATTGCAACTTGTTTCTGAACAAGTAACTGTAAGTGTTACGAAAAAAGGAATTAGTGATATTGAAAAATATACTCCATCCTACATGATGGAGAAAATGGAGATAGCTCCAAACCAGATTATCCATTTAAAAGCCTTAATGGGTGATAGTTCAGATAATATTCCAGGCGTTCCTGGAGTAGGAGAAAAAACTGCTACAAAATTACTTAAACAATATGATAGTCTTGAAAATGTTTACGAGCACCTAGATGAAGTATCTGGAAAAAAATTAAAAGAGAACCTGACCAATCATCGCGAAGATGCCTTTATGAGTAAGGAATTAGTAACGATTAATCGTGATTCACCTATAGATGTGTCGCTTGAAAACATACCGTATAATGGATTTCAATCTACGACAGTAATTCAAATGTTTAAGGATCTTGGTTTTCAATCACTGTTATCTCGAGTTAGTGAAGATACAGGGAATGACTTCGAAGAACCTAAAAAAGAGATGGAGTCTATTAAGTTTGAAGTTGTGGAGAATGTAACGAAAGAAATATTTACGGATAGTGATGCGGTGTATATTGAAATGCTTGGTGAGAATTATCACCTTATTCCAATTGAAGGAGTAGCTGTTGTTAATAAGGAGAAGGCTTCTTTTATCCCGACAGATATTGCGCTAAAATCTGATATATTTAAAGCATGGGCAGAGAATCCACAAAAAAATAAAATTGTTTTTGATGCGAAAAGAACTAAAGTTGCCTTGCTTCGCAACAAAATAAATATGCAAGGAATTATTTTTGATTCCCTCCTAGCATCTTATCTATTAAATCCGTCTGAGAATAATCATGATATACCAGCAATTGCTAATCGAAAAGGTAGAACGGATGTTCAATTTGACGAAGAGGTATTTGGAAAAGGTGCAAAACAAAAAGTTCCTAAAGCTGAAGTTTTGAATGAGCATGTTGTTCGTAAAACACAATTATTATATGATCTCTATCCCGAAATGGAAGAAGAACTTGGTAATAATGAACAATATGATTTATTAAAAGAATTAGAAATGCCATTAGCACTTATCCTAGCTGAGGTAGAACACTATGGTGTTCAAGTAGATATTGATAAGTTAAAAGGGATGGGTGAAGATTTAAAGAAAAGACTAGATGCGCTTGAACAAGAAGTTTATGAACTAGCCGGAGAGACATTTAATCTAAACTCTCCTAAACAGCTGGGACCAATCTTGTTTGAAAAATTAGGATTACCTGTTATTAAAAAAACGAAGACAGGTTATTCTACTGCTGCAGATGTATTAGAACAACTTGAAAATGAACATGAAATTATACCAAAACTGTTATTGTATCGCCAATTAGGAAAACTACAGTCAACTTATATTGAGGGATTATTAAAGGTTGTGCGTAAAGATACAAGTCGAATTCATACAAGATTTAACCAAGCTTTAACCCAGACAGGTAGGTTGAGTTCGATTGAACCAAACTTACAAAATATACCTATTCGTCTCGAAGAAGGTAGAAAAATTAGACAAGCTTTCGTACCTTCTAAAGAAAAATGGATTATGTTTGCTGCTGATTATTCTCAAATTGAGCTTCGTGTTTTAGCACATATAGCAGGAGACGAAAAACTAATTAAAGCATTTAAAGAAGATACTGATATCCATACGCAGACTGCAATGGATGTGTTTCATGTAGAAGCAGACGAAGTAACATCAAATATGCGAAGGCAGGCGAAAGCAGTAAATTTTGGTATTGTTTACGGTATAAGTGACTATGGTTTATCACAAAACCTCGGAATTACTCGTAAGGAAGCGAAAAAATTTATAGAGAGGTATTTCAATAGTTATCCTGGTGTAAAAAGTTATATGGATGAAATTGTACAAGAAGCAAAGCATAAAGGGTTTGTATCAACAATTATGAAGCGGAGAAGATACTTGCCAGATATTACAAGTAGAAACTTTAATATGCGTAGTTTTGCGGAGCGTACAGCAATGAATACCCCTATCCAAGGTAGTGCTGCAGATATTATAAAAAAAGCAATGATTGATCTTGATCATCGACTGAAAGAAGAAGATTTACAAGCAAAAGTATTATTACAAGTACACGATGAGCTTATCTTAGAAGCACCAGAAAATGAAATAGACAAATTAAAGGAAATAGTGCCCGATGTAATGGAACGCACTGTGGAATTGGATGTTCCTTTAAAAGTTGACTATTCCTTTGGAAAAAGCTGGTTTGATGCAAAGTAA
- the mdh gene encoding malate dehydrogenase, which produces MGLKRKKISVIGSGFTGATTALMVAQKELGDVVLVDIPDMEDPTKGKALDMAEAAPVQGFDAKITGTSNYADTEGSDLVIITAGIARKPGMSRDDLVNTNANIMKSVTKEVVQYSPNTTIVVLTNPVDAMTYTVFKESGLPKERVIGQSGILDTARFRTFVAEELNLSVKDVTGFVLGGHGDDMVPLIRYSYAGGIPLEKLISKDRLDEIVQRTRTGGGEIVNLLGNGSAYYAPAASLTVMAEAILKDQRRVLPTIAYLEGEYGYQDIYLGVPTIIGGEGIEEVIELDLTKEEKAQLDKSADSVKNVLNVLQ; this is translated from the coding sequence ATGGGTTTAAAACGTAAAAAGATATCAGTAATCGGTTCGGGTTTTACTGGTGCAACAACTGCTTTAATGGTCGCGCAGAAAGAATTAGGCGATGTTGTATTAGTTGATATACCTGATATGGAAGATCCTACAAAAGGAAAAGCGCTAGATATGGCAGAAGCTGCTCCTGTTCAAGGGTTTGATGCAAAAATTACTGGTACATCTAATTATGCTGATACAGAAGGTTCTGATCTAGTAATTATTACTGCTGGTATTGCTCGTAAGCCAGGAATGAGTCGTGATGATCTTGTAAATACAAATGCTAATATTATGAAGTCGGTTACAAAAGAAGTTGTGCAATATTCGCCAAATACAACTATTGTTGTATTAACTAATCCAGTGGATGCGATGACATATACAGTATTTAAAGAGTCCGGATTACCAAAAGAACGTGTAATTGGTCAATCGGGAATTTTAGATACCGCACGTTTCCGTACATTTGTAGCAGAAGAACTTAATCTTTCCGTCAAAGATGTAACTGGTTTTGTACTAGGCGGTCATGGTGACGACATGGTCCCGCTAATTCGTTATTCTTATGCTGGTGGAATCCCGTTAGAAAAATTAATTTCTAAAGACCGTTTAGACGAAATTGTTCAGCGTACTCGCACAGGAGGCGGAGAAATTGTTAATCTATTAGGTAACGGTAGTGCTTATTATGCACCGGCAGCTTCCTTAACTGTGATGGCAGAAGCGATATTAAAAGATCAACGTCGTGTATTACCTACGATTGCATATCTTGAAGGTGAATATGGATATCAAGATATCTATTTAGGTGTTCCAACCATTATAGGTGGAGAAGGAATTGAAGAAGTTATTGAGTTAGATTTAACAAAAGAAGAAAAGGCACAACTTGATAAATCTGCTGATTCTGTAAAAAATGTATTAAATGTACTTCAATAA